The sequence ATTAAAGAGGTGTATTATCAAACAATAGATTGTACAAAGATGATTTatgaatcaaatttaaaacaagaccttattatatatattgaacCCAATTGAATTTTTCCTAccccatttttatattttctatggctacatgttacattttttgccTATTTTGGACCTTTCTTACCAACACTGCCCGTctgaaaaaatattgcatataATTGCCTGTTATTTACCCTTAACTGCCAGCCACAGACTTCATCAgtatggaatttaaaaaaaatcccgaGTGCTCGATGAACTTTGCCAGACTTATCActgttctaaattttatctagaaccattcagccgttctgttAAATGGTAACAAACctacatccattcatccaaatataacattacaaaGATTTATCTTTTCAACATGCCCAATACAACTGAACCAAGATCTTTGATCAATAATTGCAAAgtgcattataattttacatcaaCACATGGTTTggtagaaattatttatgacacttattaaataatttctttgatttaaaaaacctATGTTAAGAAGGATAGATATAAATAGTAGATGATTTTACTCTAAGATTGTAAACAACCTTATGTTTACTACTATAATGTTGATCTTAATACTGGTATATTTGGTCTATTGAATGTGAATTGAAGATTGCAAGTTGATTACGTATTTTATTGGCCCATTTCTTCACTTATACTTTCTACACTATATGTATAATTCCCTTCTTTCATTTATGAAGTCTTTAGACTAGATATAATCCTTTGAGGGTAACCATCCATTTTGTGTCTCATAATGTGATGTCTATTGAGAAAATGTGAGTTGGAATAGTTTGTGTTTTGTCCCATGCAGAGATATTTGGCATTAACGAAACCTTGTCACACATTTTGTATGGAGATATTTCTCTATTGGATATAGTATTGGCTAATTGATAGTCTTGACATCAGATTTTTCGTTCAATTGATTGACTTTCTTTTTACCTTACATTGCCATTTGTGCTAAAGTATACTGCTGTCCTTGTAATGTTTTgtggatattattttttactatcttCACTATCGGCCTTGTGCTGGGAtcaaaattttgtaatgtCGCCTATTTAATTAAGCTTTTGTAAGCATTTCTCTGTTTACTTATAAACATTAAgtaaatttgtaacatttgaaaaatatactttttcaaATAGTTGAAGGTAAGGATATGAATGTAAATTGAGATGTATGTCATTGAGACTGTTATCgagaatataaatatgtattatttttattgtaatttttactaacaaatgttactatttttttagatttcgACAAATACTTGAAATTCAATATCTCCAGAATCATGACAGATAAATTGGGTGAGCTATTAGAAAAGGTAAATAGAAGTTAATAATACTTAAGTTCCAATAGAAATCTTTTTTTGCAAttcatttaattgtatttttaatttttctagatGAAACAATTGTGTGAAGGCAAAGATGTTGAagttagaaaattaataaagccGCTAGCCAGTGCATCATCTGGTGaagaaaaaattgaaacaaataaagatGTTAAATTAACTCAAGACTATATGAATGCATTGACTGTCGCATTGATTGAAGAAAATTTACCTCAACTTCTACCTAAATACACTCAggtaatatacaatttaaataatgcctAACTATAGAAATTGGTTTCTTCATTACATCACTTTGAAATGTAcacaaagtaattaatttcatatttttcctCAATATGGCGATAGTTTTTAGATTACTGGTCAGAAGTATACATATCATTTGTTCCGGTccaaaaccaaaaaaatttaagtaaatagataaataataggGTATTTGACTATTTTGTTAATCATTGAAAATTATGAGAAAAAGACTaagttatattgtaaaataagggTACCAAATGCAGTTATGAGAAAAATGTCTCACATTAAATGTTTTGCAATGGTTAAAggtttacattaaaatcagGTATATTTGTGATACAGATAGTACCACCTTTTAGGTATATATCAACATATTTAACctcctttttttctttaccttGCAGAGAATTATAAAGATGTTGAATCTTGAAACCGAAGTCACAAACTTTTTAGATAGAAATATGAGAGGAAAGCATTTGACGAggaatgaaaagaaaaaacaagcAGACCCTACTATTACTGAAAATCTAGATAATGATGAGGACATATCTGTAGTCAAAATTGAAAACAGAGAAACAAATGATGATCCTATAGAAATAAGTGAAGAAGATACACAAAATGAAATAGATAAAGATATAGAAAATGGAGATAATCTTGATAAAACGATTGAAGAGCCAAAATCAGTGGAATCTACAGAGAAAGCAGAGTCTGCTCAACTGGCAACACCGAAAACTCAACAATACTTTGTTAAGGTATATTATACATCcagatatagatttaaatagcTTCTTGACATGACCTTAAATATTTagcaaaatcaaaatatttaagttttatctCTCACCTAAAACATTGGTCGGAAGCTTATAGATTGTGCTAAACTTTGTTCATCCTACTATATGCAGAAAAAGTCTAAATCTAGTAGTATAATAATTAGCAGTGACTAACATTTAACTGAACATGGGTATTttgatgttgttttttttttatttatgtggaATTGCTGGTTTTATCTAGttatttatgcaaaaaaaaaaaaaaatatatatatatatatatatatatatatatatatatatacatacttatTACAGGTACTTGGTCAACCATCTCTGCCAAATAGAGCTGATGCATACAAATTTTTCTCGTCACTCAATGCAGTGACAATTAAGAAACATAAGGTGATTCAAAATCTGCTAGTTGTTGGATTTGATAATGAACAAGACTATGAGAAGGCGGTTGCGGCCAGTGACACTGTTGTTGGTATGTATTTCTggactaatatttaaaaaaaaatattttaacattatataaatttttgtttgtacaaCGGGAAACGaagaattgaaaattacagtatgaaagttaaaacaaaagcgTTCCTTTAGcttgtttcttttttgtttcaatgttGATTGTTACATATTTCTCAAAATTCTTGGCCTTACGACATACGAACAGCTGTCAgtgtgtaataataaataataataataatatttcgcTTCTGCAGTTACACATGTGGTTCTTGTTATAtatttgtctttgttttatttaaagaatatgtaaaaatttcttttaaaatcacaatttttatatttcgcaGGGAATTgcaaacttataataaaaacaaatgataagCAAGCACTGAGCACTACAACAACTCCCAGTAAGGAAAAAACGGAATCTGATAAATCTGAAGCTATGCTGAGCCCAGATCTTGAAAATCAAATAACTGACCTTCTTTCTACAATTAAACGAGAACAGGCGGATGCAATTGAAAATACTGAATCATCCAATTCTGAACAGGCTAATACTGAACAATCTACTACTGTACAGTCTAATACTGAAAAAACTGACGCAACAGTAAAAGAGGAAAATACAACCACCGTTAATGAAGCAAATGGTGATAACACCGTTGAGGAGAATTCTCCAAATAAAGAGCTTGATGAGGCCAAAAACTTAGATACAATACAAGAAGTTGATGAAAGTAACACTGaaccaaaaacaaatatagccAACGTTAAAAATGACACTGGTAAAGGTACGCCAATGAAAACACGGCAAAGTGTTGCCACACCTAGAACGATTCGCACCAGGAGA comes from Papilio machaon chromosome 27, ilPapMach1.1, whole genome shotgun sequence and encodes:
- the LOC106708038 gene encoding uncharacterized protein LOC106708038: MNRNMMRGRGRGGASNSFVSSHMRNLNTEMELLQRKREALQYEQQRLVNDRANMRKRPYESDVPSRSLPYYQTQSSVQNFSHLYDDGSERSFGAPQPKRRAPVNVWDDNRFNVNQSSVPQRPGSYVAPNPPNRAQPMPLMGVLSKPVGRRVIDMPLKRLRSKFITGTQFTSAPVQVKTKPMQLPVLRATEEPNNQLHGRLGLALGMIIKKMKEEYCVSKESTEFFNTKHMQRYMRKTIRERLTIIMLNKPVGRSDEIVAEYRKVFPPHTDKHILDNANVNADFDKYLKFNISRIMTDKLGELLEKMKQLCEGKDVEVRKLIKPLASASSGEEKIETNKDVKLTQDYMNALTVALIEENLPQLLPKYTQRIIKMLNLETEVTNFLDRNMRGKHLTRNEKKKQADPTITENLDNDEDISVVKIENRETNDDPIEISEEDTQNEIDKDIENGDNLDKTIEEPKSVESTEKAESAQLATPKTQQYFVKVLGQPSLPNRADAYKFFSSLNAVTIKKHKVIQNLLVVGFDNEQDYEKAVAASDTVVGNCKLIIKTNDKQALSTTTTPSKEKTESDKSEAMLSPDLENQITDLLSTIKREQADAIENTESSNSEQANTEQSTTVQSNTEKTDATVKEENTTTVNEANGDNTVEENSPNKELDEAKNLDTIQEVDESNTEPKTNIANVKNDTGKGTPMKTRQSVATPRTIRTRRSSKLEQQNN